One genomic segment of Spiroplasma endosymbiont of Poecilobothrus nobilitatus includes these proteins:
- the ribF gene encoding riboflavin biosynthesis protein RibF: MKTLVWNKPSDKKPKVACLGLFDGFHQGHLKLITRLMEIKKQYNLATLFFTMSQSVSNFLQQTNTKIVDNHSKQQIVEKLGFDYYLEVPITTAFINLSAQQFLTILKKQFNVTKIVIGSDFRFGKNREGDFNDIIAFFGQENVYLITRQDNLFSSTTIRNFLLEYDLLSANKLLYEDYNLRGEVKPGKQLGRTINFPTANIYLPQKVILPHGVYATETLAQGKLYPSMTSYRLFEGKKVVETYLLNVNLDLYGHEIIVYFKKYLRENIKINNLAELVTLLEQDLVNTLVFFAKKA, encoded by the coding sequence ATGAAAACTTTAGTATGAAATAAGCCAAGTGATAAGAAACCAAAAGTTGCTTGTTTAGGTTTGTTTGATGGGTTTCATCAAGGTCATTTAAAATTAATTACACGTTTAATGGAGATTAAAAAACAGTATAACCTTGCAACATTATTTTTTACTATGTCACAAAGTGTCAGTAATTTTTTACAACAAACAAATACAAAAATAGTAGATAATCATTCAAAACAACAAATTGTTGAAAAATTAGGATTTGATTATTATTTAGAAGTGCCGATTACTACTGCATTTATAAATTTATCTGCACAACAATTTTTAACAATTTTAAAAAAACAATTTAATGTTACAAAAATTGTCATTGGCTCTGATTTTCGGTTTGGAAAAAATCGTGAAGGGGATTTTAATGATATTATTGCTTTTTTTGGTCAAGAAAATGTTTATTTAATTACTCGCCAAGATAATTTGTTTTCTTCAACAACAATTCGAAATTTTTTATTAGAATATGATTTATTATCAGCAAATAAATTATTGTATGAAGATTATAATTTACGTGGAGAAGTAAAACCAGGAAAACAATTAGGACGAACAATTAATTTTCCAACGGCAAATATTTATTTGCCACAGAAAGTAATTTTGCCCCATGGTGTTTATGCAACAGAAACATTAGCACAAGGCAAACTTTATCCTTCAATGACATCTTATCGGTTATTTGAAGGGAAAAAAGTTGTTGAAACATATTTGCTAAATGTTAATTTGGATTTATATGGTCATGAAATCATTGTTTATTTTAAAAAATATCTTCGAGAAAATATTAAAATTAATAATTTAGCAGAATTAGTTACGCTTTTAGAACAAGATTTAGTTAATACCCTTGTTTTTTTTGCCAAAAAAGCATAA
- a CDS encoding transposase has product MIQISLLGQSSKMISHFIKTSPKTAWYNRQKIMKSKQLENTQLKFKTLNGQIQIDETFIKEIHKGNFKDKFDKRKIHLDSFSTNTKCCIQMAVDSNNNIYVKSTNTKRLQKQWIIENINKQLIKENSIIISDMQPLYLLVSKQTNSILLATKTIINPDASYRKLNKISKLQSNLKESLIHYHGLGFTNIQNYLNLWKWKYQHKGLTPNQQLSVLYFNV; this is encoded by the coding sequence TTGATTCAAATTTCATTATTAGGCCAATCTAGTAAAATGATTTCCCACTTTATTAAAACATCACCGAAAACCGCTTGATATAATCGCCAAAAAATAATGAAATCAAAACAATTAGAAAACACCCAATTAAAATTTAAAACGTTAAATGGCCAAATTCAAATCGATGAAACATTTATTAAAGAAATCCACAAAGGTAATTTTAAAGATAAATTTGATAAAAGAAAAATTCATCTTGATTCATTTTCGACCAACACTAAATGTTGTATTCAAATGGCTGTTGATAGCAATAATAATATTTATGTTAAATCAACCAACACAAAACGATTACAAAAACAGTGAATTATTGAAAATATTAATAAACAATTAATCAAAGAAAATTCAATTATTATTTCTGACATGCAACCATTATATTTATTAGTATCAAAACAAACAAATTCTATTTTATTAGCAACTAAAACTATTATAAATCCTGATGCTAGTTATCGGAAGTTAAATAAAATTAGTAAATTACAATCAAATCTTAAAGAATCCTTAATTCATTATCATGGCTTAGGTTTCACGAACATTCAAAATTATTTAAATCTATGAAAATGAAAATACCAGCATAAAGGTTTAACGCCAAACCAACAATTATCGGTATTATATTTTAACGTATAA
- a CDS encoding IS3 family transposase (programmed frameshift), with the protein MGNKTSYSEEFKKQIVMLYKNGKSVINLGQEYNLPKPTIYSWVKNYNNSGSFKAKDNRALEENEIITLRKELKDLKMENDIFKASRTYNGQKITIINNNKTKYSVRKICKILGLSKSTYYYQTNKCINKQVNNYEQEVISAFNKSRKIYGARKIKVILNRKDIILSRRKIRFFMIKNNLVSKYTKLKYHNHKTTVNNDQINNILNRQFNNKKPNEVIVSDLTYVQVGAKWHYICLLIDLFNREIIGYSAGPNKTAELVQQAFHKITRPLNQITLFHTDRGNEFKNKIIDEILITFNIKRSLSNKGCPYDNAVAETTYKTFKTEFIKGKKFKNLTQLKYELFDFVHWYNNILIHGSLNYLSPVTFRKQMSI; encoded by the exons ATGGGAAATAAAACTTCATACTCTGAAGAATTTAAAAAACAAATTGTCATGCTATATAAAAATGGTAAAAGTGTTATTAATCTAGGGCAAGAATATAATTTACCAAAACCAACTATTTATAGTTGAGTTAAAAATTATAATAATTCTGGTTCATTTAAAGCAAAAGACAATCGCGCGCTAGAAGAAAATGAAATAATAACTTTACGAAAAGAACTTAAAGACTTGAAAATGGAAAATGACATTT TTAAAGCAAGCCGCACTTATAATGGCCAAAAAATAACAATAATTAATAACAACAAAACAAAATATTCAGTAAGAAAAATATGTAAGATTTTGGGTTTATCAAAATCAACGTATTATTATCAAACTAATAAATGTATTAACAAGCAAGTTAATAATTATGAACAAGAAGTTATCAGTGCCTTTAATAAAAGTCGCAAAATTTATGGGGCTCGCAAAATTAAAGTTATTTTAAACAGAAAAGATATCATCTTATCGCGGCGAAAAATCAGATTCTTTATGATCAAAAATAATTTGGTTTCTAAATACACCAAATTAAAATATCATAATCATAAAACAACAGTCAATAATGACCAAATTAATAATATTTTAAATCGTCAATTTAACAACAAAAAACCTAATGAAGTTATTGTTAGTGATTTAACATATGTTCAAGTTGGTGCTAAATGACATTATATTTGTTTATTAATTGACTTGTTTAATCGTGAAATAATTGGTTATAGTGCTGGGCCGAATAAAACAGCCGAACTGGTCCAACAAGCTTTTCATAAAATAACACGACCATTAAATCAAATAACTCTATTTCATACTGATCGTGGTAATGAGTTTAAAAATAAAATCATTGATGAAATTTTAATAACTTTTAATATTAAAAGATCATTAAGCAATAAAGGCTGCCCTTATGATAATGCTGTGGCTGAAACAACTTACAAAACTTTTAAAACTGAATTTATTAAGGGTAAAAAATTTAAAAATTTAACACAATTAAAATACGAACTTTTTGATTTTGTGCATTGATATAACAATATTCTAATTCATGGCAGTTTAAATTATTTATCTCCAGTTACTTTTAGAAAACAAATGTCTATATAA
- a CDS encoding SDR family NAD(P)-dependent oxidoreductase, producing the protein MIYNGKKFVVVTGASSGIGYGYCQWLLKQGYHIIGVSRHTEWAKELQQQFPEQTIVDLSYDLSVPENCYALFEEIKQYHIVLFINNAGFGKKDLFITIPLADELKMINLNIQAVHILTKLFTQYFIEQKKGRIINIYSLAAFFPGPGMATYFIMQQKHIF; encoded by the coding sequence ATGATATATAATGGAAAAAAATTTGTTGTAGTAACAGGAGCATCATCAGGAATTGGATATGGTTATTGTCAGTGATTGTTGAAGCAAGGTTATCATATTATTGGAGTATCTCGTCATACAGAATGAGCAAAAGAATTACAACAACAATTTCCTGAACAAACAATTGTTGATTTATCATATGATTTGTCTGTTCCTGAAAATTGTTATGCTTTATTTGAAGAAATAAAACAGTATCATATTGTTTTATTTATTAATAATGCTGGTTTTGGTAAAAAAGATCTTTTTATAACAATTCCTCTAGCAGATGAATTAAAAATGATTAATTTAAATATTCAAGCAGTCCATATTTTAACAAAACTTTTTACGCAATATTTTATTGAGCAGAAAAAAGGACGAATTATTAATATTTATTCCCTGGCTGCTTTTTTTCCTGGACCAGGAATGGCAACTTATTTTATTATGCAACAAAAGCATATATTTTAA
- the rpsO gene encoding 30S ribosomal protein S15 — translation MVSKEKKAELVTKFGKNTKDTGSTKVQIAILTEDINNLTEHLKVHRKDIVSRRSLLQKVAQRKHLLAYSTKTDFNEYKAIIETLGIRK, via the coding sequence ATGGTTTCAAAAGAAAAAAAAGCAGAATTAGTTACAAAGTTTGGTAAAAATACCAAAGATACTGGTTCAACAAAAGTTCAAATTGCAATCTTAACAGAAGATATTAACAATTTGACCGAACACTTAAAAGTACATCGAAAAGATATTGTTTCAAGAAGAAGTTTATTGCAAAAAGTAGCACAAAGAAAACACTTGCTTGCATATTCAACCAAAACTGATTTTAATGAATATAAAGCAATCATTGAAACATTAGGAATTAGAAAATAA